GGTTGCTAAATATTTATTAGGATGGACTATACTTTTAATATCCATTGTCTCCTTTCCATTTCAGATATTGCAACTACTCACAGAAAATTGATAATGAAAGTATCAGCTCAATATGACTAGCGGTAAGGGAGGCAGTACCttttatctcattctttttttagatATTGAAATTTAAGGACACAGAGGGTGTCATCCCCATTCAACCTTCAGGTCTAGAAACATAAACTAATGTTTCTACTAGGCTAGTGAAGGCAGATTAATGGAAGCCAACTATGGGATGAGACAGAAGAATCCTGCCACATAGTAGTCTAAGGCAGGTTGTTTAATCCATCAGAACTACAGTTTTCAAATCCACGCAAAGATACTGATTATAAAAGTACATACATGAGGTTGTACATGTAGGTGAAATAAGTCTAAGCAAAGCTCTTTGTAAACTATTAAAGGTCCTGCAAATATTGATTCTTATTTTGTCCATGTTGCATTTTTCCAAACTGCATAAATTCTATTCTAAAGGTTGGGTTAACTTGCTGAAGTGTCCAACTTCTCTGGACACATGGGGCAACAGTAATTGCAGTTAAATATAGCATGACCTTTAGAAAATCATTGAACCTTTCTGTGTTGCTGTGCTCCTCGTAAAACAATCAAACGATGTTATCCTTATTTTGTCTTAAGATGAGCAAGGTTGTATATAATTGGGACTATATAATCACACATTTTCAACCTCGGGTCACAAGTATAGATGTGTGTATTTATGCACAAAACTCTCTTTTTGCATATGAAGTATAAATTCCTTGAAATCGGGAaccatatttctttttgtctgtaaTGTGTAGAATGGAAATATAATTACTGATTTTTAGAGCAGGAAAAGACTATAGCTTTATTCAGCCTAAACACTCTCATTTTGTAGATAATGAAATAGGAAGCCAGTGGCCTAATAATAGGTGATTTGCCTGAGATCACTCAACAGAGGCTGGATTTAAAACAGATTTTAGCTCCTTGTTCATTCTATTATACCGTATAGTAGGTGTTTGACATACActatttgaaagaatgaggaaTAACAAAAAAGCATTTTACATAGTACAAAGTAAGTTCAGAGGTAAAAGATGTTTTAGTAAATGCTATGTCTCACAAGTTTCGAATTTTATGCTAATCTGATTGAAAAATCTCCAAAAGATAGTTGTTCAGTTTCTGAAATCCTCTGAATAGAGAAAGTTTCTGGAAGAATATAGTAAATgcccaataaatataaattgatacATGAACAAAAGTTAGAAGGGGTTTGTTAGGGTTTAGATCTGAAGCTTGATTCCCTGACTAAGCCTTTTATACTttacataattttgttttcttaatatattgattaaatttatttgataagcagagagaaagtgagagaaagagtctcccatctgctgttttattctccaaatgcccacaagagcaagGGCTGTGAGAGTGTGGTGCCCCCGCCGCCGCCTGCATCGCTGCCGCCGCCCCACGACGACCACCTCCGCCCCCTGCCCTGCATCCGCCGCTACCGCCTGTGTCGCCGCCGCCTCGGGACCGGCTGTATGATTAGGCCACAATCTGCAGTGAGTAAACATATTCCTCAGTTCTGTGGTGTTCTTGGTCACACATTTATGGAGTTTCTGAAGGGCAGTGGAGACTACTGCCAGACACAGCACGACCTCTATGCAGACAAGTGAACTGCAGAGATTCGTTACTGCTCCACCAAGAAGCCCCCATAAAAGTGGTTAACCTGGACACAGAAGAGTTGGATTGAAATCCACAGAGCATTTTACAAGAGTTCTGACCTGGATGGGGTAAACCTCAGTGCACTTCCTTTCTATCGCCTCAGTATTGCTGGATTGAAGAATTGCTGCTTCTTGTCAGGAGGTTCATTTCATTTCCCATTACTCCCAACTTCATACTTAAAGCGCTGAGAATCACAAGTGGAAGATAGTGAAGTAGACTTCAGTTTCTTTGCGTAATTTctgtattcagtttttttttaaaattctttcataaTCCAACTGagtattttttaagtaaattaacATGGCCCAAATGAACCGCCCAGCTCCTGTGGAAGTCACATACAAGAACATGAGATTTCTTATTACACATAATCCAACAAATGCAACATTAAACAAATTTATTGAGGAACTTAAGAAATATGGAGTTACCACGATAGTAAGAGTATGTGAAGCAGCTTATGACACTACTCTTGTGGAGAAAGAAGGAATCCATGTTCTCGATTGGCCTTTTGATGATGGTGCACCACCGTCCAACCAGATTGTTGACGACTGGTTAAGtcttgtaaaaattaagtttCGTGAAGAACCTGGTTGTTGTATTGCTGTTCACTGTGTTGCAGGGCTTGGGAGAGTTCCAGTGCTTGTCGCCCTAGCATTAATTGAAGGTGGAATGAAATATGAAGATGCAGTACAGTTCATAAGACAAAAGCTTTTAACAGCAAACAACTTTTGTATTTGGAAAAATATCGTCCTAAGATGCGGCTGCGCTTCAAAGACTCCAATGGTCATAGAAACAACTGTTGCATTCAATAAAACTGGGGTGCCTAATGCTATTGCTTTGGAAGAAGAACTTGAGACAGGATCTAATTTGTCATACATATTAGCCAACATGTTGGCTTGGTGAATAAGTTTAGTGAAGCTTCCAAAGGGTATTGAAAATTAGTTTTACCAGGCCACGAGTTTGACAGAATTGCAACCTCTATCTTTGGGTTATAACCAACTTATTTGGACATTTAGCAAAAGATTGTTGCTGTTTAGTATTTAAAATGTGCTTTATCATTTGTACCAATTGACTTTTCCTGAAATCATGCAATATTGAGTTGTATCTTAAGTCTATTCCCATGCCAGAATCTTATTAATACATAAGAAATTTAGAAAGATTAGGTGCCAAAATACCCAGCAcaatacttgtatatttttagtATCATACAGAATTAAAATCCCAGAAACTATGAACACTCTAGACCTTATGTGGTTTATTCCTTCAGTCATTTCAAACATTGAAACTAGGGACTATATGGTTATTTGCTTGCTCACTTTATGTTTACATCTCCCACATTCATACCAGTATACATCAGGTTTGCTTaaccattgatttcttttttttcaccaAGTCTTATGATTATTTAATGTTTCTATAAATCTTTTGCTGTTAATATAAAACctccattttgaaaaatatacattGTACAGAAGCACATGTCTTTAATGTCTTCAGACAAAAAAAGCCTTACAGTTAATTTAACGTTTGCACTCTGAGGTGCAGCTTAACAGGGAGGGCCTGAGAAAAGAATGGGAGGGggctattaaatatttttagtaaaatgttGCCTTTGTCTTGTGCATAACATGTAGAATATGctctttaatttagtaaatatttttaagaggtagagatGCTTTGTTATTATAGCTTAAAATTCTTAAtcataaaatttctgaaattcttgtaattttttcCATACTTATCAAAAGTTGTTTaccaacttatttttgtttgaagtgtgattttttttttccttcccaaccTCTTGCAAAAAAAGAAGTGGGTTTCTGCTAATGAATTGAGCAGACATCTAATATTTTATATGCCTTTTGAACTGTGTAacttaatatttgaatatttgataatttgttttattatgtaATTGATAAAATGGTGATGTGTATTAATGTTAGTTCAACCATATATTTATACTGTCTGGGAATGTGTGGTTATAGTTCTGTGGGAGAATAATTTGTCTGTTCACCAGCTTGTAAAAACTTAGTGCGAGAGCTTAAAcatctaaataaataatgaaatgcagaaaaaaaagaaaaagagcaagggctgtgccaggacaaagttaggagccaggaattcaatcctagTCCCTCATATGGATGATACAGACACCAATACTAGAACCATCACCTACAACCTCCTGGGTTgttcattaacaagaagctgaagtGCAGAGtggagccaagatttgaacctaagcattctgatatgggataaagACATtccaagcagtagtttaaccactatgccagacACCCTCT
This DNA window, taken from Lepus europaeus isolate LE1 chromosome 12, mLepTim1.pri, whole genome shotgun sequence, encodes the following:
- the LOC133771179 gene encoding protein tyrosine phosphatase type IVA 1-like, with amino-acid sequence MAQMNRPAPVEVTYKNMRFLITHNPTNATLNKFIEELKKYGVTTIVRVCEAAYDTTLVEKEGIHVLDWPFDDGAPPSNQIVDDWLSLVKIKFREEPGCCIAVHCVAGLGRVPVLVALALIEGGMKYEDAVQFIRQKLLTANNFCIWKNIVLRCGCASKTPMVIETTVAFNKTGVPNAIALEEELETGSNLSYILANMLAW